The genomic stretch CGCTTGGTGGGACGGTTTCACCGACAGCATCGGCGGATTTTTCGCTTAAGTTCACAAAATATCTCACACCGCATCCCCTCGGTGCATCGTGTGAATCGAACAAGCCCGTACCTGACGCGATTATGACGCTTAGGTGCGGGTTTATTTGTGCCCAATCTAGCATATCTGCACGTCGTGGCGCATAGAGATAGAGCAAAATGCGAGAGAGGGCGTGGGGACGAGATGAGCATCGTGATTCGGAAGGCAAGCCAAGCCGATCGAACGAGTATTCAACGCTTGTTGCTGGAGGCAGGGCTGCATGCACAGGGTGTGGATCAAGCTGTGGATCGTTTTTTGCTGATCGAACAGGAAGAGGAGGGAGGGCACAAGACGGCGATCGGCACGATTGGGCTGGAAATCGTGGCCGGGAAGTATGGCCTGATGCGCTCGCTCGTCATCAAGAACGGGCCGGGCACGGCGCAGCTCGGTGCGGAGCTGTTGCGGCTGTTTGTGGCCTATGTGGAGACGATGGAGATCGAACAGCTCTACTTACTCACACAATCCACAACTGTCCCCCTGTTTATCCACATCGGGTTTTCCACAATCGAGAGAGAACGGGTGCCACATGCTGTAGCCCAGAGCCCACACTTCCTGGCGTACAGTCAGCAGGACGTCGTCTGTTTGGTAAAAAACTATACATCCACAAGTTATCCACAACACCATGTGGATAGTGTGAATAAATAGGAATATACGTTCCTATTTTTTTCGACAAAATGATTCATGTTTTTTCCTGTTCTTTTGCTATACTAAGGACACACGAAAACGAACAGGGACGGGTGCAGATGGAGACGAAACGCTTAGGTACAACCGAACAGGACATCGCGGTGGCAGCAGAGCTATTGCGGCAGGGAGAGGTGGTCGGTTTTCCGACGGAGACCGTGTATGGGCTAGGTGCGAATGCATGGGACGCTGCTGCTGTGGATAAAATTTTTGCGGCGAAAGGCAGACCGGCCGACAATCCACTGATTGTCCACATTGCACACAAGAGCGATGTGGAGAAGTTGGCCCGAACTGTGCCGCTCGGAGCGAAGTTGTGCATGGATCGGTTTTGGCCAGGGCCGCTCACGTTGGTGCTGCCTTGTGTGGACAGCGTGCCGCGCAATGTGACGGCTGGGCTTGATACGGTGGGCATTCGCATGCCCGACCATGTGACGGCGCTGCAGTTGATCGATGCGGCAGGTGCGCCCTTAGCGGCGCCGAGCGCGAACCGCTCGGGCCGTCCAAGCCCGACGCTGGCCGATCATGTGCTCGAAGATTTGAACGGACGCATCGCAGGCATCGTGGATGGCGGTGCGGCAGGCGTTGGCGTCGAATCGACCGTGCTCGATTTTTCCGGAGAGGTGCCGATGATCTTGCGCCCCGGCGGTGTGACGCGCGAGATGCTGGTCGAGTTGCTCGGGGAAGTGTTGGTCGATCCTGTGCTGCAAAGTGGGGTCGGCACGCCGAAGTCGCCAGGCGTGAAGTACACGCACTATGCGCCCAAAGGCGAGATGTGGCTGGTCGAAGGGCCGCGAGATCAAGCGGAGATCGCAGAGCGGGTGGCCAAGGCGAGACAGGCGGGGTACCGCGTAGGGGTACTGACCACGGCGGAGCGGGCCGAGTTATTCACAGCCGATGTGGTGATCGCTTGTGGACGGCGCGACGATCTATCCACAGTGGCGTCCGGCCTCTATGATGCGATTCGGCAGTTCGATCACGCAGGTGCCGATCTGATCTATTCGGAAGTATTTCCGGAGACTGGGGTGGGGCTTGCTGTGATGAATCGATTGCGTAAAGCGGCGAGCCATCGAGTTATTTACGCATAAGAACGCAATACGGCGGAGAGGGACCTGAAAAAAGGGCTCCTCTCCGTTTCATCTTTCTCCAGTGGATCGTGTATAATAGGAAGAGACAACTGAAATAGATCTAAGGCTGAATTCCGGCTCGATCCGGAAGCGGAGGACCCAATCAATACGGGGTGAAATCTGCTTAATGCAGAAAGGGTGAACATGATCTCTCTTGCCACCCGAACCCGACAGCTAACTTCGTAAGCCGATGCGAGAAGAGGGTGAGAAGTGTGAACCGTTGTCTGATCGTCACTATGGATGAATCGGCCGTTCCGTTCATTCAATCGTTACACAGCATGGGACTGGATTGCGCGTTTTTGGATTTTTGTGCGCAAACGGCCCACTTTCTGCGCGTTCAGAAGATTGATGCGCCTGTGATCAAAGTCGGTCCGCATAAGCAGGATGTGGTCAGCGATGCGCGGATTCGCGAGTTTGATACGGCGGTCGTTTTCGAAGGCGCGTGGCTGGAAAGCGCGTTGATCGTGCAAGCGCTGAAAAAGGCTGGCGTTGGCAAAGTTGTTGTCGTCGCGCAAAATCTCAGTTTTATGCGCGCCTACCGAGCATTGGGGGCCGACCGTGTGGTCGGTGTTCGCCGCTGGAACCGCGATTCGTTTCGCGTGTTGAACGGTGAGGCCAAGGTACGTGGGGCGTAGTGGTTGGGATACGAGCACTATCTTCAAAAGACCGGAGCTTGTCGATAAAGCTCGGGTCTTTTTTTATTTTGGGGTATTAGACGAGGGGATTTGTCCACACGGGAACTGCCTGTAGGGCATAGGATATGGCATCGGTAGAGGTTCACTCAACAGAGTCGGAGGTGAAAGTATGCAGCGACAGTTTGAAAAGTTGATCGGTAAAACGGTAACTCTTTATACGGAAAAAGGTGCACATGTCGGCATCGTCGAGAAAGCGGACGCGAAAGGTGTGACGTTGCGGGCGCTTCCCAAAAAGAACAGCAAGGGCTTGGATGTGGAGCATGTGTTCTTTGGCGGCGGGTTCTATCCGTACGGCGGGCTAGGTGGTGTCGGTGTCGGTGCTGGTGTCGGAGTGGGTGTTGGAGTTGGGGTTGGAGTCGGCGCAGGTTTTGGCGGTGGATTTGGACCGGGGATTGGATTTGGGCCAGGGATCGGATTTGGACCGAGGGTCGGGTTCGGTGCAGGTCTCGGAGGCGGTTTTGGCGCCGGCATCGCGCGTCCATTCGGAGTTCGACCGTTTGGCGGCGGGCTGTTCTGGTAGTTCGTTTCAAGTGTTAATAGCCCTGGCTTGGGTTGCTGAGCCAGGGCTTTGCCATGTCCACAAGCGGTTCAGTTCGTAGGACAAGGCGCATACACATGAACGGAAGGGACAACCGGGGGGAGGAACTGTCGTTTTGATGACCAGTTTTCAGTGGGGTGAGGTGGCGACCCTTTTGATCATGGCGCTTGCGCTTGGCATGGATGCATTCTCGCTCGGGCTTGGGATGGGCATGTTGCGGTTGACTCGACGGGAGATCGCACGGATTTCGCTTGTGATCGGCCTCTTCCATGTCTTGATGCCGCTGCTCGGCATGGTGGCAGGCTTGTATCTGGCCAAAGCGGTCGGTGAGGTGACCCAATGGATCGGCGCACTGCTTCTGATCGGACTTGGCGTACATATGGTGTGGAATTCGATGAAAGGACAGGAAGAGAGCGGCGCGATGCGTGGTGATTCGCGGACGACAGGACTTGGTCTGGTGTTGTTTGCGCTGTCGGTGAGCATCGATTCGCTGTCGGTCGGCTTCTCGCTTGGAACGCTCGGGGCAAACGTATTGATCGCCGTGCTGTTGTTTGGCATCTGTGGCGCGCTGATGGCGGCGACGGGGCTGTCGCTAGGCAGTAAAGCGTCCCATCTGTTCGGCGAGTATGGCGAGGCGATCGGCGGGGCTGTCCTGGTGGCGTTTGGCATCAAGTTCTTGCTGTGAGCGGACGAAGGGAGGGGGACGCTGATGACCCATATTTTGCTGATCAGTCTGGTGTCGGGACTGGCGACGACGTTTGGCGGACTGGTAGTGCTGCGCATCGGCAAGCTGACGCGGCACGGGTTGGCTTTCTTTCTGGCGTTGGCGGCGGGGATCATGTTGGCGGTGGTGTGTGCCGATCTGATTCCGGCATCTTTTTCGGGCGGTGGGACGACAGCGGTGCTGTATGGGGTGACGGCCGGCTGGCTCTTCATGATGGTGATGCGCCGCGCCGTGACGGCCGTGCTGCGCAGGTCACCGTTGGGGACTGGGGCGTCGTTTCACTATCTGCGGCTAGGGTGGTTTATTGCGGTGGTCACCGCTTTGCATGACATTCCGGAGGGATTGGCGATCGGAGCTGGCGATGTCTTGCATCCGGAGCTCGGGATGTTGCTTGCGCTGGCGATCGGGCTGCACAATCTGCCAGAGGGGATGTCGATTGCGGTACCGCTGCGCATGGCGGGGATACCGGGGAAGAAGATCATCGGGATCATCACGCTGGCGGCGCTGTTCACACCGCTTGGGACGCTGCTTGGCATGCTGTTGTTCGAAGTGTCACCGCAGCTGATCAGCATGTCGATGGCCTTTGCGGCGGGGGCGATGGGCTATGTGGTGGCGCGGGACTTGTGGCCGGAAGCGTGGCATTCTTCGAAGCTGATCACGGCGGGAGGGTCGTTGCTCGGCGCGGCGCTGTTGCTTGTGGTGGGGCATTTTCATTTGCATGGCTAGCCAGTGCGCGGCTATACTGAGAGGGAAACAGATGCGAACGGAACAAGGAGGATTCGGATGAAACTGTTGTTTGTATGCACCGGGAACACGTGCCGAAGCGCGATGGCAGAACCCCTGATGCGCAGCCGTCTCGAGCAGGTGGGTCTCGGGGAGCAGGTGGAAGTGCGTTCGGCAGGAGTGGCGGCGGTCGCGGGCTCGCCGGCTTCGCAAGGAGCTGTGAATGTGTTGAATGGCAAAGGCATGGACGGGGCCGGGCATATGGCGTCGTTCGTAGACCGCGAGACGGTGAACTGGGCCGATCTGATTTTGACGATGAGCCAGTCGCACAAGCGAACGCTGATCGAGAAGCATTTTGAAGCGATGGACAAGACGTTCACCTTGAAGGAGTTTGTCGATGACGACCCGAAGAACGTGGCGATCTTCGAGGAGATGGCCGACGTGCAAGAGGCGGCACAGACCAAGCAAAGCCTTTTCTTGGCGGAACATGCCGATGAGGTCGAGGCTCTGCAAGTAAGGTATCAGAGCGGAGATGCCAGCGCCGAGCAGGACCTCGTGCAGCTGCAAGAGCGGTTGGAAGCTACTGTGCAAGCGGAGAGCAAGCGGATGGGCGAGTTGATGAGCCAACTGCCCAGCTTCGATATTGCCGACCCATACGGCGGGTCGCAAGGCGTGTATGACGCTTGTGCAGAGGAGATCGACGGACTGCTTGAAAAGCTGGTTGTCCGGCTGCAGGAGGAGTTGTAGGGATTTAAGAGGGTAGGACAGAAAGGAGCCACAGCAATTTGCTGTGGCTCTATTAGGTGGCTGTGAGTGGAGCTGGTAGGATATACTAGTTTGAAAGAAGCGGATTCTGGAGGTGATTCTTTTGAAATTGAAAAGCATTAGAATCAAAGATGTGAAACGACTGCATAACACTTCGATAAGCTTTTACGATAAGATGGGAGATAAAGTACGAAATCGGACGATAATAGTCGGCAAGAACGGTTCAGGTAAGACGACATTGCTTGAGGTGATTTATGGTATCGCGTACCTTTTGGAAAAAGGGGTAAGAGGCATTCAGGATGGCATTCAGGATGAAGAGATCATCGATTTTTTTAGTCCGGGTGCTACAGAAGCCTGTTTTGAATATCCTGTCCTTGATGGGACAAATCAGTTGCTTGTGCGTACTGGGAAGGCTTTTCAAGCGTTCGATAAGGGTCCAGCACCTGCAGTTCAGGATGATGTGAACATTGCTAAAGGCGATTATGTTGGCCAAGATCGAATGCCGGATTGTTTAGTTTCTCGCACCGAGAGTGGGCGAAAATTTCTTGAAAAAGTCCAAATCGCTGCTGCTGGACTTGAAGACCGTACACCGATCGGAAACGTGCTGTATTTTCCTACCGACCGATTTGCTAAATTTAGTGGAGGGTCGGGCGAGTTAGTCAATGAAAAACCGGAGTTTCGCTGGTGCTATCGTTTCAATCGCGATCAGGACGAATGGAAGGGCTCGTTGGAAAGCTTTTTGGTCTGGCTATATTTTCATGATTTGCAGAGAGAAAAACTAGGATATCCAGGCTCTTCAAAATTTGAAGAGTTCAAAGCGATGATCAATCGCTTTTTAGAGGGCAAGCGAATCACAACTGTCAATACGAGTTTTAAGGTTGAAGTAATAGAAAGTGGAACGAACCGAACGTATGGATTAGAAGCATTAAGTTCGGGAGAGAAGCAAGTGATTTTGTTGCTTGGTGAAATATACCGATACATTTCTGTAGGCAGTCTCATCTTGATCGACGAACCGGAAATTCATCTTCACCCCGTGTGGCAAAGAATTTTTATCGCTACATTGACCGATCTGTGTGAGAAATATGATGCACAGTTAATCCTGACAACTCAGTCACCTGAAATTGCCAAATCGGTGATGTCTAGTGAGGTAATATCATTGGATAACTTACTAGACGAGTCTGAGGTATCAGCGAATGAGTGAGTATCCGACGTTGTTTGTAGAAGGTTCGGACGATGAAAAAACTTTGCATCTGATGTTCCCGATGATCTTGGGCAATGTACAACAAGCGAACAGTAAAAAGGACGTCCGAAAAATGGTGAGTCAGACGGAAAACAGTTTTGGGATCGTCGATCGGGACTTTGAATTTCAGACGATAGAACAGCCGCGGGTCACCATCTTGGATAGGTATGCATTAGAAAACTATTTGCTTGATCCTGCATACCTATACAAACTAGCTGTCGATCTAAAGGTCGATCAACATGAGCAATGGAGCTCCAAAGAAATGATTGAGCAACAAATTTTAAAAATGGGTCAGTCTTTCTGCCACTTTGCAACGGCAAATAGCTTGTTGCATGATTATGGCTTACGATTATATGATTCTGAATTAAGGCAATATTTTCGAGCTCATCCTGACGAAACGAGTTCTACGGAGGTGTTGCAGAGTTTAGTAGATCGATTTAATAAACTTCCTCAAGAAGCGGAGATACGTTCTTCCTGGGCTGAACGGTATCAGGAAATTGAACACGCATGTAAAAGCATGGGTGGCGTACACCAGTGGATTGACGGAAAATTACTACTTCGATATGGCATCTATCAAGAAATCCGAAAGGTGTATCAAAAGAATTTGAAACTGCAAGATGTGGTTGAGCGACTTGCAAGTTTTGCTAGACATGACCCACCTGATTTTCTCTGTACGACCTTACGAGGTATCGGAATGGTGGATTAATTTTCGCAATCAAGAAAAGAACCCCCGCGCATGCGCAGGGGTTTTCGTGCTACAAGGTCGTCTCTTCCAATTGGAACTGATGGGTTGCAAGCTCCCTGTAGAGCTCATGGCTTTCGAGCAGTTCTTCGTGCGTGCCGACTCCGGTGACGCGGCCCTTTTCGAGGACGACGATCTGGTCGGCATCGACCACAGTGGATAGACGGTGCGCGATGACGAGGGTGGTGCGGTGGCGCATAAGGTTGTTCAGCGCGTCTTGGACCACTTTTTCGGACGTGCTGTCGAGAGCTGAGGTGGCCTCGTCGAGCATCAGGATGTTCGGATTGCGCAAGAGGGCGCGGGCGATGGCGATCCGTTGGCGCTGGCCGCCGGAAAGCATGATGCCGCGCTCGCCGACCTCGGTGTCGTAACCGTTTGGCAGCTCTTCGATAAAGTGGTGGGCATAGGCCATCTCGGCGGCCTGCCGCAATTCCTCGGGCGTGATCTCCCGCTCCACACCGTAGGAGATGTTTTCACGAATCGTACCCGCCATCAACGGGCTTTCCTGTGACACGTAGCCGAGCTGTTCCCGCCAGGATTGGAGGTTGAAGGAGTCGATAGGCGTGTCACCAAGCCGGATCGTGCCGCCGCTGGGAAGGTAGAAGCGCTCAAGCAGCGAGAACAGCGTCGTCTTGCCCGATCCGCTGGGGCCGACAATCGCCGTGACCTTGCCAGGCAAGATCGAAAAATTCACATTGTTCAGCACCTGATCGCCGGTCTGGTAGGCAAAGGACAGGCTTTCCACCCCGATCGGCTGTGCGGTGTTCTCCACCAAAGTCTGCACTGCGTGATCTTCCTCTTCATGCTCCAGAATTCCCATCAAGCGCTCCGTTGCGCCCATCGCTTTTTGAATCGAGGTGAAAAACTGGGCCAATTGTCCAAACGGCATGATGATCTGGAAGAGATAGAGAATAAATGCTACCAATTCCCCTGCGCTCAAGGCGCCTGTCGCCACGCGCACACCGCCGTACCCGATGATCACCACGAGCATCGCCATCATCAAGAAGGTCATCAGCGGTGCAAGAATCGAGTGGATTTTCGCTTCTCGCAATCCGTATTGGAACAGATGTTGAATCCCTTGGTCCCCATTTTCCTTTTCGCGCCGCTCGGCGTTGAACGATTTGACGAGGCGAATTTCTTGCAACACTTGGGTGAGCAGGGCGGTGAAGCTGGCCATCTCATCTTGCAACCCTTTGGAGATCAGGTACATCTTGCGCCCAAGCGGCCGGATGACGAGGAAAGCGATCGGGATCGCTGACAGCATGACGAGCGTCATCTGCCAGTCGAGGAACAGCAGGATCGCCACCGAGCCGATGATCGAGATGATGCTTGTGAAAAAGGAGATCAGGTGTGTGACGATAATCTCCTTGATGATCCCAGTATCGCTCGTCATCCGCGAGATCGTTTCCCCGGAGCGATGCTTGTCAAAATAGGGGATGGGCAGTACGAGCAGTTTGTGCCACAAACGTCGGCGCAGGTTGGCGACCACTTTTTGCCCGACGAAGGACAGCATATAATGTGAGAAAGCGGCCGACGCCCCTTGTAACAAGAAGGCGGAGATCAGCAGAAAAATCACCGACTTGTTCAGCGCGGACACGCTCACCACATCGACCAGATTTTTCGTAAACCACGGCACGATCAAGGAGGCGCCCGTGTTGATCAAACTCAAGATCAACACGCCTGCGATCAACAGCTTCGGTGGATTGGTCCTGGTGATCAAACGCAGAAAGGCGCGCCATTGGTCCTTTCGAACAGGTTGTTGCTGTGTTTCAGTATTCATATAAGCACCCGCTCCCAGTAAAATGATAGGACTCGTACATGTAGGCAATCGATAGGCTATACTAGACTGATTGATGCACATGGGTGCATCGAGGTGCGAGGTCAAGATTCCCTTCCTCTATTGATAACAAAATCAAGCAAAAGATGGAAGTCAAATTTTTGATACCCTGTACCCTGCCGATCGCCGATCTGATGAAAGCAAGCGTTTCGAGAGGGTGGTCAGGAGCGAAGATGAGGATCACGCTAGCAAATCAGTAAACGGTTCTGCTATGCTAAAACAGATTGTACTAAACGTTGCCGCGCATAGGGGCACGCCCTGCATGGCACCGACGCACCGTATGTCAGCGGCTTTGCAACACATACATTCCAGCGCAACGGAGGTCATACGATGAAAGTGGCTATCGCAGCCGACCACGGCGGGTTCACGCTGAAGGAGTCGGTGAAGAAAAAGCTTGAGAGCATGGGGCTGTCCTACCATGATTTTGGCACCTACTCGGAAGAATCGGTCGATTACCCGGACTACGGGATTCAGGTCGCAGAAGCGGTCGCCCGCGGTGAATATGACCGCGGCATCCTGATCTGCGGCACCGGGCTTGGCATGTCGATCGTCGCCAACAAAGTGCCAGGCATTCGCTGTGCGCTTTTGCATGACACGTTCTCGGCAAAAGCGACTCGCGAACACAACGACACCAACGTGATGGCGATGGGCGCGCGCGTCATCGGCGCAGGACTGGCTGATGACATCGTCGAACTGTGGCTGAGCACCGATTTCAGCGGCGGTCGTCATGCGGCTCGCATCGAGAAAATCGGGAACATCGAGCAGCGCTATGGCCGCGAAAACGGGATCAGCGGATGCTAAGTCCGGAACTTGTAGCTGTCAAAGCACAGACCTTGCAAGCGATCCACGACCTCCAAGCTACAGCTGGGCTTGATCGCGATCAGATCCTCGTCATCGGGGCCTCCTCAAGCGAAGTTGTCGGCAAAAAAATTGGCTCGGGCGGCTCGTTGGACGCGGCAGAACTGATCGTCGAAGCGGTGCTGGAGGCGCGGGACACATACGGATTTCAGGTCGCGTTTCAATGCTGTGAACATCTCAACCGCGCGCTGGTCGTCGAAAGGGACACGCTCAAGCAGTTTCAGTTGGAGGAAGTGGCGGTCGTGCCCGTTCCGAAAGCGGGCGGTGCGGTGGCATCCACAGCATTTGGCAAGTTGAAGCATCCGGTGTTGGTCGAAACGATTCGGGCGGATGCGGGCATCGACATCGGGGACACGTTGATCGGGATGCACTTGCGCCAAGTCGCGGTGCCTGTGCGAGGGACTTTGCGTGAGATCGGTGAAGCGCATGTGACGATGGCGCGCACCCGGCCCAAGCTGATCGGCGGCGCACGTGCCGTGTATGTGCTCGGTGAGCGCGAATAACTCCTAAAAACACGAACTTTTTATCAGAAATATGCTATACTGTTCGGAAATACTACGTTTCAGTTGGAAAAGGGGAGACCTTGGATGAGTCATTTGAGATTGGTAGACAGTGAAGTAGCAGAAGCGCTGGAGCTGGAGCTGGGTCGTCAACGCAGCAAAATCGAGTTGATCGCGTCGGAGAACTTCGTATCCCGCGCAGTCATGGAAACGATGGGCACCGTGCTGACCAATAAATATGCGGAAGGCTATCCGGGCAAGCGCTATTACGGCGGTTGCGAGCATGTGGACATCGTGGAGAATTTGGCGCGCGATCGGGCGAAGGAACTGTTTGGTGCTGAACATGCCAACGTGCAGCCGCACTCTGGCGCACAGGCCAACACCGCTGTCTACTTTGCATTCCTGAAGCCGGGCGACACTGTGCTTGGCATGAACTTGTCGCATGGCGGTCACCTGACACACGGCAGCCCGGTCAACATCTCCGGTCAGTATTACAACTTCGTTCCTTACGGCGTCGAAGAAGAGACGAGCATGATCAACTATGACACCGTGCGCGAACTGGCGGTCGAACACAAGCCGAAGATGATCGTGGCAGGCGCCTCCGCCTACCCTCGTTCGATCGACTTCCAAAAGCTGCGCGAAATCGCAGACGAAGTTGGGGCTTATCTGATGGTGGACATGGCGCACATCGCCGGTCTGGTCGCAACCGGACACCATTCGTCTCCCGTTCCGTATGCCGACTTTGTCACCTCGACGACGCACAAAACGCTGCGCGGTCCGCGCGGCGGCTTGATCCTGTGCAAAGAGCAGTATGCCAAAGCGATCGACAAAGCGATCTTCCCAGGCATCCAAGGCGGTCCGCTGATGCATGTGATCGCTTCGAAAGCGGTAGCGTTTGGCGAAGCGCTGCGTCCGGAGTTTAAAGGCTACATCCAACAAGTGGTGGACAACGCTTCGGCGCTTGCCCAAGCTCTGATCGAGCGCGGCTTGAACATCGTCTCCGGCGGGACGGACAATCACCTGCTCCTGATCGATGTACGCAACCTCGGGCTGACCGGGAAAGAAGCGGAGCACCTGCTCGACGAGATCGGCGTCACCACCAACAAGAACACGATTCCGTTCGACCCGGCGTCACCGTTTGTCACCTCTGGTGTTCGCATCGGCACCCCGGCCGTCACGTCGCGTGGCTTCGGGAAGGCGGAAATGGTCGAGATCGCAGAGATCATCGCGCTGACCTTGAAGCACAAGGACGACCAAACCAAAATCAACGAAGCGATCGGCAAAGTGAAAGCGCTCTGCGACAAGTTTCCGATGTATGAAGGCTTGACCTATCTCTAGGAAAAAAAAGCCTGCCGTTATGGACGGCGGGCTTTTTTTGCTATAATGGAAAAAGACATCCAGAAAAGGAGATTCTGTCATGAGCAAAGTATACGTTTTTGATCATCCGTTGATCCAACATAAATTGACCTACATACGCGATAAACACACCGGCACCAAACAGTTCCGCGAGTTGGTGGAAGAAGTGGCCATGCTGATGGCTTATGAGGCGACCCGCGATCTACCGCTGACCGAGGCGGTGATCGAAACGCCTGTCGCAGAGACGAAGACCAAGGTGCTGGCCGGGAAGAAGCTCGGCGTCGTGCCGATCCTGCGTGCAGGGCTTGGTATGGTCGATGGCATCTTGAACCTGATTCCGAGCGCCAAGGTCGGTCATATCGGTCTGTACCGCGACCCGGAAACGATGCAACCGGTCGAGTATTACTGCAAACTGCCATCCGATGTGGCCGAGCGCGATCTGATCGCCGTCGATCCGATGCTCGCGACGGGCGGTTCGGCCGCTGCGGCGATCACGTTCATGAAACAGCGCGGTGCGAAAAACATCAAACTGATGTGCTTGATTGCCTCTCCGGAAGGCATTGAATTGGTGCAACGCGAACATCCGGATGTCGATATTTACGTGGCGGCTGTAGACGAGTGTCTCAACGACCACGGCTATATCACACCGGGTCTTGGTGACGCAGGCGATCGCCTGTATGGCACGAAGTAAGGTTTGGCAAGAGAAAAGGAGAGCGATGAACAAGATGGAACCCATTCGCGTACTGACGGTATTTGGTACTCGTCCTGAAGCGGTCAAGATGGCTCCGCTCGTAAAAGCGCTGGAGCGGGCAGGCGAGCAGATTCATTCCCGCGTTTGCGTGACGGCACAACACCGTCAAATGCTCGACCAAGTGCTAGAGCTGTTTGAGATTACGCCCGACTATGACCTCGATATCATGGAGCCGCGTCAGACGCTGACCGGCGTCACGACCAAGGCGCTGGCCGGTTTGCAGGATGTGATCCAGCAGGAGAAGCCGCACATCGTGCTCGTCCACGGCGACACGACGACAACTTTTGTTGGTGCCCTGGCCGCCTTTTATCAGCAGGTGGCGATCGGTCACGTCGAGGCGGGACTGCGCACCAACGACAAATACTCGCCGTTTCCGGAAGAGATGAACCGCCAATTGACCGGGGTGATGGCCGACCTGCATTTTGCGCCGACCGAACAGTCGAAGCACAATCTGCTTCAGGAGAGCAAGCCGGAAGCGAAGATCTTCGTCACGGGCAACACCGCGATCGACGCGATGGCGACCACTGTGCGCGACACCTATTCCCACCCGATTCTCGATTCGTTGCAACAAAATCAGCGCCTGGTGTTCATGACAGCTCATCGCCGTGAGAACCTCGGGGAGAAGATGGAGAACATCTTCCGCGCGGTGCGCCGTCTGGTCGAAGAGCATGAGGATTTGGTGGTCGTCTACCCAGTGCATCTCAATCCGGCGGTGCAGGAACCGGCGCGTGCCATCTTGGGTGGTCATGAGCGGATTCACCTGACCGACCCGATGGACGTGTATGACGGACACAACTTCATGTCCCGTGCCTACCTGATTTTGACCGACTCCGGCGGCATCCAAGAGGAAGCGCCGTCGCTGGGCGTTCCGGTGCTCGTCCTGCGCGACACCACCGAGCGTCCAGAAGGCATCGCAGCGGGCACCTTGAAGCTGGTAGGTACCGAAGAAGCGGTGATTTATGAGATGGCGGGCGAACTGCTCACCAACTCCGAGACGCACCGCAGCATGTCGGTTGCAGTCAACCCCTATGGCGACGGCAAAGCGTCTGAGCGCATCGTGCAAGCGATCCTGCACCACTTTGGGAGCGGGGATAAGCCGGATGAGTTTACCGTCTGAGGAACAGAACCCTATCGTATGATGCGGCCGCGAT from Tumebacillus algifaecis encodes the following:
- a CDS encoding L-threonylcarbamoyladenylate synthase — encoded protein: METKRLGTTEQDIAVAAELLRQGEVVGFPTETVYGLGANAWDAAAVDKIFAAKGRPADNPLIVHIAHKSDVEKLARTVPLGAKLCMDRFWPGPLTLVLPCVDSVPRNVTAGLDTVGIRMPDHVTALQLIDAAGAPLAAPSANRSGRPSPTLADHVLEDLNGRIAGIVDGGAAGVGVESTVLDFSGEVPMILRPGGVTREMLVELLGEVLVDPVLQSGVGTPKSPGVKYTHYAPKGEMWLVEGPRDQAEIAERVAKARQAGYRVGVLTTAERAELFTADVVIACGRRDDLSTVASGLYDAIRQFDHAGADLIYSEVFPETGVGLAVMNRLRKAASHRVIYA
- a CDS encoding DUF4435 domain-containing protein is translated as MSEYPTLFVEGSDDEKTLHLMFPMILGNVQQANSKKDVRKMVSQTENSFGIVDRDFEFQTIEQPRVTILDRYALENYLLDPAYLYKLAVDLKVDQHEQWSSKEMIEQQILKMGQSFCHFATANSLLHDYGLRLYDSELRQYFRAHPDETSSTEVLQSLVDRFNKLPQEAEIRSSWAERYQEIEHACKSMGGVHQWIDGKLLLRYGIYQEIRKVYQKNLKLQDVVERLASFARHDPPDFLCTTLRGIGMVD
- a CDS encoding ZIP family metal transporter: MTHILLISLVSGLATTFGGLVVLRIGKLTRHGLAFFLALAAGIMLAVVCADLIPASFSGGGTTAVLYGVTAGWLFMMVMRRAVTAVLRRSPLGTGASFHYLRLGWFIAVVTALHDIPEGLAIGAGDVLHPELGMLLALAIGLHNLPEGMSIAVPLRMAGIPGKKIIGIITLAALFTPLGTLLGMLLFEVSPQLISMSMAFAAGAMGYVVARDLWPEAWHSSKLITAGGSLLGAALLLVVGHFHLHG
- a CDS encoding manganese efflux pump MntP — translated: MTSFQWGEVATLLIMALALGMDAFSLGLGMGMLRLTRREIARISLVIGLFHVLMPLLGMVAGLYLAKAVGEVTQWIGALLLIGLGVHMVWNSMKGQEESGAMRGDSRTTGLGLVLFALSVSIDSLSVGFSLGTLGANVLIAVLLFGICGALMAATGLSLGSKASHLFGEYGEAIGGAVLVAFGIKFLL
- a CDS encoding AAA family ATPase is translated as MKLKSIRIKDVKRLHNTSISFYDKMGDKVRNRTIIVGKNGSGKTTLLEVIYGIAYLLEKGVRGIQDGIQDEEIIDFFSPGATEACFEYPVLDGTNQLLVRTGKAFQAFDKGPAPAVQDDVNIAKGDYVGQDRMPDCLVSRTESGRKFLEKVQIAAAGLEDRTPIGNVLYFPTDRFAKFSGGSGELVNEKPEFRWCYRFNRDQDEWKGSLESFLVWLYFHDLQREKLGYPGSSKFEEFKAMINRFLEGKRITTVNTSFKVEVIESGTNRTYGLEALSSGEKQVILLLGEIYRYISVGSLILIDEPEIHLHPVWQRIFIATLTDLCEKYDAQLILTTQSPEIAKSVMSSEVISLDNLLDESEVSANE
- a CDS encoding GNAT family N-acetyltransferase, yielding MSIVIRKASQADRTSIQRLLLEAGLHAQGVDQAVDRFLLIEQEEEGGHKTAIGTIGLEIVAGKYGLMRSLVIKNGPGTAQLGAELLRLFVAYVETMEIEQLYLLTQSTTVPLFIHIGFSTIERERVPHAVAQSPHFLAYSQQDVVCLVKNYTSTSYPQHHVDSVNK
- a CDS encoding low molecular weight protein arginine phosphatase; its protein translation is MKLLFVCTGNTCRSAMAEPLMRSRLEQVGLGEQVEVRSAGVAAVAGSPASQGAVNVLNGKGMDGAGHMASFVDRETVNWADLILTMSQSHKRTLIEKHFEAMDKTFTLKEFVDDDPKNVAIFEEMADVQEAAQTKQSLFLAEHADEVEALQVRYQSGDASAEQDLVQLQERLEATVQAESKRMGELMSQLPSFDIADPYGGSQGVYDACAEEIDGLLEKLVVRLQEEL
- a CDS encoding NAD-binding protein codes for the protein MNRCLIVTMDESAVPFIQSLHSMGLDCAFLDFCAQTAHFLRVQKIDAPVIKVGPHKQDVVSDARIREFDTAVVFEGAWLESALIVQALKKAGVGKVVVVAQNLSFMRAYRALGADRVVGVRRWNRDSFRVLNGEAKVRGA